From a single Strix uralensis isolate ZFMK-TIS-50842 chromosome 27, bStrUra1, whole genome shotgun sequence genomic region:
- the LONP1 gene encoding lon protease homolog, mitochondrial yields the protein MTALTPLLVPEHFPNVPLIAVTRNPVFPRFIKIIEVKNKKLVELLRRKVRLAQPYAGVFLKKDDNNESDVVEDLNEIYQMGTFVQIHEMQDLGDKLRMIVMGHRRIRINKQLEVEPEEPENKQKIRRKQKRSKKEAEEEPGAKDQAVEVVLDPVAASSQEVLMVEVENVVHEDFQITEEVKALTAEIVKTIRDIIALNPLYRESVLQMMQAGQRVVDNPIYLSDMGAALTGAESQELQDILEETSIPKRLYKALSLLKKEYELSKLQQRLGREVEEKIKQTHRKYLLQEQLKIIKKELGLEKEDKDAIEEKFRERLKELVVPKHVMDVIDEELNKLGLLDNHSSEFNVTRNYLDWLTSIPWGKCSEENLELTRAQAVLEEDHYGMDDVKKRILEFIAVSQLRGSTQGKILCFYGPPGVGKTSIARSIARALNREYFRFSVGGMTDVAEIKGHRRTYVGAMPGKIIQCLKKTKTENPLILIDEVDKIGRGYQGDPSSALLELLDPEQNSNFLDHYLDVPVDLSKVLFICTANVTETIPEPLRDRMEVINVSGYVAEEKLAIAERYLVPQARILCGLDENKAKITSDVLTVLIKQYCRESGVRNLQKQVEKVLRKSAYKIVSGEAETVQVTPGNLQDFVGKPIFTVDRMYETTPPGVVMGLAWTAMGGSTLFVETSLKRPKDKENKDGSLEVTGQLGDVMKESAKIAYTFARAFLMQKDPNNDFLVSSHIHLHVPEGATPKDGPSAGCTIVTALLSLAMNCPVRQNVAMTGEVSLTGKILPVGGIKEKTIAAKRAGVTCIILPSENKKDYYDLAGFITEGLEVHFVEHYKEVFDIAFSKLDSAGG from the exons cAATGAGTCTGATGTGGTGGAGGATCTGAATGAGATCTACCAGATGGGAACTTTTGTACAGATTCATGAAATGCAGGACCTTGGAGACAAGTTGCGTATGATAGTCATGGGACACCGACG GATTCGTATAAACAAGCAACTAGAGGTGGAGCCCGAGGAGCCTGAGAACAAACAGAAGATTAGAAGGAAACAGAAGCGCTCTAAGAAAGAGGCTGAAGAGGAGCCTGGTGCAAAGGACCAAGCTGTCGAAGTGGTACTAGATCCTGTAGCTGCTTCCTCCCAGGAAGTTCTCATGGTAGAAGTAGAGAACGTGGTTCATGAAGATTTTCAGATCACAGAAGAGGTTAAA GCACTTACTGCAGAAATTGTCAAAACCATTCGGGACATCATTGCCTTGAACCCCTTGTACAG AGAGTCCGTACTTCAGATGATGCAGGCTGGGCAACGTGTGGTAGATAACCCCATCTATCTGAGTGACATGGGTGCAGCACTAACAGGGGCAGAGTCGCAGGAACTTCAAGACATCTTGGAAGAAACCAGT ATTCCCAAGCGCCTTTACAAAGCCCTTTCTCTTCTAAAGAAGGAATATGAGCTGAGCAAACTTCAGCAGCGTCTTGGAAGGGAA GTTGAGGAGAAGATCAAGCAAACACATCGCAAATACCTTCTCCAAGAGCAATTGAAGATCATTAAGAAAGAGCTAGGTCTGGAAAAAGAGGACAAGGATGCTATAGAAGAGAAGTTCCGTGAGCGTCTAAAGGAGCTGGTAGTGCCAAAACATGTCATGGATGTGATTGATGAAGAGTTAAACAAGTTGGGCTTGCTGGATAATCACTCCTCAGAATTCAA TGTTACACGGAACTACTTGGACTGGCTGACATCCATCCCATGGGGTAAGTGTAGTGAGGAGAACCTGGAGCTGACCAGAGCCCAAGCCGTTCTGGAGGAGGATCATTATGGAATGGATGACGTCAAGAAGCGAATTCTG GAATTTATAGCAGTCAGCCAGCTGCGAGGATCCACCCAGGGaaaaattctgtgtttttatgGCCCCCCTGGGGTTGGCAAAACCAGCATTGCCCGCTCCATTGCCAGAGCCCTAAACAGAGAGTACTTCCGCTTCAGTGTTGGAGGGATGACTGATGTAGCAGAAATAAAAGGACACAG GAGGACGTACGTTGGAGCAATGCCAGGAAAAATCATCCAGTGTCTGAAAAAGACCAAGACAGAGAATCCACTTATACTGATCGATGAG GTGGATAAAATAGGAAGAGGATATCAGGGGGATCCATCCTCAGCCCTTCTGGAGCTGTTGGACCCAGAACAGAACTCTAACTTCTTGGATCATTACCTTGATGTTCCTGTGGATTTATCAAAG GTACTTTTTATTTGTACTGCCAATGTCACAGAAACCATTCCAGAGCCACTGCGGGATAGAATGGAAGTGATCAATGTGTCAGGATACGTAGCAGAAGAGAAACTTGCAATTGCAGAG AGGTACTTGGTCCCTCAGGCACGAATTCTGTGTGGCTTGgatgaaaacaaagccaaaatcaCATCAGATGTCCTGACTGTTCTCATCAAGCAGTACTGCAGAGAGAGTGGGGTGAGGAATCTGCAGAAACAAGTAGAAAAG GTATTGAGGAAATCTGCCTATAAAATTGTGAGTGGAGAAGCAGAGACGGTCCAAGTAACACCTGGAAACCTGCAGGACTTCGTAGGAAAGCCCATCTTCACTGTGGATCGCATGTATGAAACCACTCCTCCGGGAGTGGTGATGGGTCTGGCCTGGACAGCTATGG gaGGGTCCACTCTGTTTGTTGAAACATCTCTGAAGCGACCCAAAGACAAGGAGAACAAGGATGGGTCCCTTGAAGTAACAGGGCAACTGGGAGATGTAATGAAAGAGAGTGCTAAAATAGCTTACACGTTTGCAAGAGCCTTTCTGATGCAGAAGGACCCCAACAATGACTTTCTTGTGTCTTCCCATATCCACTTGCATGTGCCAGAG GGAGCAACACCAAAGGACGGACCAAGTGCAGGGTGTACGATAGTGACAGCTTTGCTATCGCTGGCCATGAATTGCCCTGTGAGACAGAATGTGGCCATGACTGGGGAGGTGTCATTAACTGGAAAAATTCTTCCTGTTGGTGGAATCAAGGAGAAGACTATTGCG gcgAAGAGGGCGGGTGTTACCTGCATCATTCTGCCATCAGAGAATAAAAAGGATTATTACGACCTTGCTGGATTCATTACAGAAGGACTGGAAGTGCATTTTGTCGAGCACTACAAAGAGGTATTTGATATAGCATTTTCAAAGCTGGATTCTGCTGGAGGATGA
- the RPL36 gene encoding large ribosomal subunit protein eL36 → MAIRYPMAVGLNKGYKVTKNVSKPRQCRRRGRLTKHTKFVRDMIREVCGFAPYERRAMELLKVSKDKRALKFIKKRVGTHIRAKRKREELSNVLAAMRKAAAKKD, encoded by the exons ATGGCGATCCGCTACCCCATGGCCGTGGGCCTCAACAAGGGCTACAAGGTGACCAAGAACGTCTCCAAGCCCAGGCAGTGCCGCCGCCGCGGG CGCCTGACCAAACACACGAAGTTTGTGCGAGACATGATCAGGGAAGTCTGTGGCTTTGCGCCCTATGAGAGACGTGCTATGGAGTTGCTGAAAGTTTCCAAAGATAAACGTGCTCTGAAGTTCATAAAGAAACGG GTGGGCACTCACATCCGGGCCAAGCGAAAGCGGGAAGAACTCAGTAACGTCCTGGCAGCCATGAGGAAAGCTGCTGCAAAGAAGGATTGA